Proteins encoded in a region of the Malaciobacter mytili LMG 24559 genome:
- a CDS encoding proline dehydrogenase family protein, whose product MKNEQELIDSAIELAEKWQNRATQLVSDFDREFYVKMNKMLEHPQDKALLIELMDQCFRTKSNERIANQIIFLLEKHGMAHFFTTKDRTLLWLFQNIGKFLPNISVPLFINQIREDTKTVVIKGEKEVFNAHLEKRKKEGTRVNINLIGEVVLGEEEATERMQKYLKALENPNIDYISIKISTIFSQINPLNFEGTVNILVEKLTKIYEQAKKYPYIAPDGTRSNKFINLDMEEYRDLAITVEVFKRTLEQPQFKDFYAGIVLQAYLPDSYLWQQDLCSWAKQRVENGGSPIKFRLVKGANMEMEETEASQKHWEMVTYTDKSDTDSNYKRMVKYALDKENAPYMNVGTASHNLFELAYATVLAENNNTSEFHTLEMLEGMSEAARLAIKEISKSVILYAPTAAKEQFTNAIAYLVRRLDENTGPNNFIRYSFGLKVGTKDWNMQKELFLKSFDYEKTSFVGSKRKQNRLEENWADYNNSSYDTNKYHAEADTDFVLPANQEWAKNIITKWKNSKDTLHKVKPVVVAGKEITEDRKIYEAIDKSQLHEGVLAGKFAMANEQDLKEAVDIAKADIDGWRTLSYEQRHAILKQAAIKVREKRADLIGIAASEVGKVFTETDVEVSEAVDFIEFYSYATRYFQEYKNLEFKGKGVGVVVPPWNFPVAIPLGGIAATLAAGNTVIIKPATVAALTAYEMCKCFWEAGISKNTLQFVPCAGALAGEHLIANKDVDFVILTGGEDTAATMLKTRPDLFLTAETGGKDATIVTNMADRDQAVKNVCQSAFGNSGQKCSATSLLVLEEEVYNDENFKKALIDTAKSMSVGSVWDFKNRIGTLANKVSGKLKEAIERVEEGEEWILEPTYAQNNEYMLRPAIKWGVKEKSFMHLNELFGPVLAVMKAKNLKHAVDIVNSTGYGLTSGIESLDEREVEYWKANLKAGNLYINRGTTGAIVLRQPFGGMGKSAIGAGRKVGIFNYITQFMDFKEVDKPQNVRSFHTELTRYITSCKEKFSSDINEFEKLEAALQSYYHNYHTEFSVEKDYCKVRGEDNHFRYLPLHRILIRVSNDDTLFEVVSRILAARVSKVNFSVSIDNNPKIEEFLKEATVLFTSKDRIVKHTDEELVEVLGSYERIIYSDIKKVPEMIFEAATNHLETFIIRMKPMMEGRIELLNYFKEQSVSHSFHRYGNIGARENKK is encoded by the coding sequence ATGAAAAACGAACAAGAACTTATAGATTCTGCTATAGAACTTGCTGAAAAATGGCAAAATAGAGCAACTCAATTAGTTAGTGATTTTGATAGAGAGTTTTATGTTAAAATGAATAAAATGTTAGAGCATCCTCAAGATAAAGCTTTACTAATTGAACTTATGGATCAATGTTTTAGAACAAAATCTAATGAAAGAATAGCAAATCAAATTATCTTTTTATTAGAAAAACATGGAATGGCACACTTTTTTACTACAAAAGATAGAACTCTTTTATGGCTATTTCAAAATATAGGTAAATTTTTACCAAATATCTCTGTTCCTTTATTTATAAATCAAATTAGAGAAGATACAAAAACAGTGGTAATTAAAGGTGAAAAAGAGGTTTTTAATGCCCATTTAGAAAAGAGAAAAAAAGAAGGAACTAGAGTAAATATAAATTTAATTGGTGAAGTTGTTCTTGGTGAAGAAGAAGCAACTGAAAGAATGCAAAAGTATTTAAAAGCTTTAGAAAATCCAAATATTGACTATATTTCTATTAAAATTTCAACTATTTTTTCTCAAATAAATCCTTTAAATTTTGAAGGAACAGTTAATATATTAGTTGAAAAACTTACAAAAATTTATGAACAAGCAAAAAAATATCCATATATTGCACCAGATGGAACAAGAAGCAATAAATTTATTAATTTAGATATGGAAGAGTATAGAGACTTAGCTATTACTGTTGAAGTATTTAAAAGAACATTAGAACAACCTCAATTTAAAGATTTTTATGCAGGAATTGTTTTACAAGCTTATTTACCTGATTCATATCTTTGGCAACAAGATTTGTGTTCTTGGGCTAAACAAAGAGTAGAAAATGGTGGAAGTCCTATTAAGTTTAGACTTGTAAAAGGGGCTAATATGGAAATGGAAGAGACAGAAGCTTCACAAAAACATTGGGAAATGGTAACTTATACAGATAAAAGTGATACTGACTCAAACTATAAAAGAATGGTAAAATATGCTTTAGATAAAGAAAATGCACCATATATGAATGTGGGAACTGCTTCTCATAACTTATTTGAATTAGCTTACGCAACAGTACTTGCAGAAAATAACAATACATCTGAATTTCATACTTTAGAGATGCTAGAAGGTATGAGTGAAGCAGCTAGACTTGCAATTAAAGAAATCTCAAAAAGTGTAATTTTATATGCACCAACTGCTGCCAAAGAACAATTTACAAATGCTATTGCATATTTAGTAAGAAGACTTGATGAAAATACAGGTCCAAATAACTTTATTAGATACTCTTTTGGTTTAAAAGTTGGTACAAAAGATTGGAATATGCAAAAAGAGTTATTTTTAAAATCTTTTGATTATGAAAAAACTTCTTTTGTTGGAAGTAAAAGAAAACAAAATAGACTTGAAGAAAACTGGGCAGATTATAATAACTCTTCTTATGATACAAATAAATACCATGCAGAAGCTGATACAGACTTTGTTCTTCCTGCAAACCAAGAATGGGCAAAAAATATTATAACTAAATGGAAAAATTCAAAAGATACTTTACATAAAGTAAAGCCTGTTGTAGTTGCAGGTAAAGAGATAACTGAAGATAGAAAAATTTATGAAGCTATTGATAAATCTCAATTACATGAAGGTGTATTAGCTGGAAAATTTGCTATGGCAAATGAACAAGATTTAAAAGAGGCTGTTGATATTGCAAAAGCTGATATTGATGGTTGGAGAACTTTATCTTATGAGCAAAGACATGCTATTTTAAAACAAGCTGCTATTAAAGTTAGAGAAAAAAGAGCAGATTTAATTGGAATTGCTGCTTCTGAAGTTGGTAAGGTATTTACTGAAACTGATGTTGAAGTTAGTGAAGCAGTTGATTTTATTGAGTTTTATTCTTATGCTACTAGATATTTTCAAGAGTATAAAAACTTAGAGTTTAAAGGAAAAGGAGTAGGGGTTGTTGTACCTCCATGGAATTTCCCTGTTGCTATACCTTTAGGTGGAATAGCTGCAACACTAGCAGCTGGAAATACTGTAATTATAAAACCAGCTACTGTTGCTGCACTTACAGCTTATGAAATGTGTAAGTGCTTTTGGGAAGCTGGTATTAGCAAAAATACTTTACAATTTGTTCCTTGTGCAGGTGCTTTAGCAGGTGAGCATTTAATAGCAAATAAAGATGTGGATTTTGTTATTTTAACAGGTGGAGAAGATACAGCTGCTACTATGTTAAAAACTAGACCTGATTTATTCTTAACTGCTGAAACAGGTGGAAAAGATGCAACAATAGTTACAAATATGGCAGATAGAGACCAAGCTGTGAAGAATGTATGTCAAAGTGCTTTTGGAAACTCTGGACAAAAATGTAGTGCAACTTCACTTTTAGTATTAGAAGAAGAAGTTTACAATGATGAAAACTTTAAAAAGGCATTAATTGATACTGCAAAATCTATGAGTGTTGGTTCTGTTTGGGATTTTAAAAATAGAATTGGTACTTTAGCAAATAAAGTAAGTGGAAAATTAAAAGAAGCAATAGAGAGAGTTGAAGAGGGTGAAGAGTGGATTTTAGAGCCTACATATGCCCAAAATAATGAATATATGTTAAGACCAGCAATTAAATGGGGAGTAAAAGAAAAAAGTTTTATGCATCTAAATGAACTTTTTGGACCTGTACTTGCAGTTATGAAAGCAAAGAATTTAAAACATGCCGTTGATATTGTAAATTCAACAGGATATGGATTAACTTCTGGAATTGAGTCTTTAGATGAAAGAGAAGTTGAATATTGGAAAGCGAATTTAAAAGCAGGAAACTTATATATAAATAGAGGAACAACAGGAGCTATTGTTTTAAGACAACCTTTTGGTGGTATGGGTAAATCTGCTATTGGTGCAGGTAGAAAAGTTGGAATTTTTAATTATATAACACAATTTATGGATTTTAAAGAGGTTGATAAACCACAAAATGTTAGAAGTTTCCATACTGAACTTACAAGATATATTACTTCTTGTAAAGAGAAATTTAGTTCAGATATTAATGAATTTGAAAAACTTGAAGCTGCTTTACAATCATATTATCATAACTATCATACAGAATTTAGTGTTGAGAAAGATTATTGTAAAGTAAGAGGAGAGGATAATCATTTTAGATATTTACCATTACATAGAATACTTATTAGAGTTAGTAATGATGATACTTTATTTGAAGTAGTAAGCAGAATTTTAGCTGCAAGAGTTTCAAAAGTAAACTTTTCTGTATCTATTGACAATAACCCAAAAATAGAAGAATTTTTAAAAGAAGCAACAGTTTTATTTACTTCAAAAGATAGAATTGTAAAACATACTGATGAAGAGCTTGTAGAAGTTCTTGGAAGCTATGAAAGAATTATTTATTCAGATATTAAAAAAGTTCCAGAAATGATATTTGAAGCTGCAACTAATCATTTAGAAACATTTATTATTAGAATGAAACCTATGATGGAAGGAAGAATAGAGCTACTTAATTACTTTAAAGAGCAAAGTGTTTCTCACTCTTTTCATAGATATGGAAATATTGGAGCAAGGGAAAATAAAAAGTAA
- a CDS encoding ABC transporter ATP-binding protein yields the protein MQEILLEVRDLHVNYGAITAIKGISLKVFKGEVVTILGANGAGKTTTLQTLSGLLKAKSGNIIFDKNDITNTPAHDIVSLGMSHSPEGRRVFGTLSVEENLMMGAYTLKHHDKETLAWIYDILPRLKERRKQLAGTLSGGEQQMLAIGRAIMSKPKLLILDEPSLGLAPILVKSIFKAVKEIAQSGVTVLIVEQNAKAALKLANRGYVLEVGKITHEGTSLELLNSEAIQEAYLGKKH from the coding sequence ATGCAAGAGATTTTATTAGAGGTTAGAGATTTACATGTAAATTATGGAGCAATTACAGCTATAAAAGGCATCTCGTTAAAAGTTTTTAAAGGTGAAGTTGTAACTATTTTAGGTGCAAATGGAGCAGGAAAAACTACAACTTTACAAACACTTTCTGGATTATTAAAAGCTAAGTCTGGAAATATTATTTTTGATAAAAATGATATTACAAATACTCCTGCACATGATATTGTTAGTTTAGGAATGTCTCACTCACCAGAAGGAAGAAGAGTTTTTGGAACACTTAGTGTTGAAGAAAATTTAATGATGGGTGCATATACTTTAAAACACCATGATAAGGAGACTTTGGCGTGGATATATGATATTTTACCAAGACTAAAAGAAAGAAGAAAACAATTAGCTGGAACTTTAAGTGGTGGTGAACAACAAATGTTAGCAATTGGTAGAGCTATTATGAGTAAACCAAAATTACTTATTTTAGATGAACCAAGTTTAGGACTAGCTCCTATTTTAGTTAAATCAATTTTTAAAGCAGTTAAAGAAATTGCTCAAAGTGGGGTTACGGTTTTAATTGTTGAACAAAATGCTAAAGCAGCATTAAAGTTAGCAAATAGAGGTTATGTTCTTGAAGTAGGAAAAATTACCCATGAAGGTACATCTTTAGAGTTACTAAACTCAGAAGCAATTCAAGAAGCATATTTAGGAAAAAAGCATTAA
- a CDS encoding ABC transporter ATP-binding protein: MKYVLEIENVSKFFYGLVAIDDLTIKVKPGQIYGIIGPNGAGKTTLFNCVTGIYRPEKGTIKYKGEDITGMSPHKIAQKGVLRTFQNIRLFKEMSVAENIMAGCHTKSQQKWYHSILHTPFYKKDENKYWKRVEELMEFFNLTKFAMTPTGDLSYGNQRKVEMARALAADPELLILDEPAAGLNENETIELTNIILKIKEMGLGIMMIEHDMDMVMKLTDYITVINFGKEISQGVPSFVQDDPRVVEAYIGSDDEEDEV, encoded by the coding sequence ATGAAATATGTATTAGAAATAGAAAATGTTTCTAAGTTTTTCTATGGACTTGTAGCAATTGATGATTTAACAATAAAAGTAAAACCTGGACAAATTTATGGAATTATTGGTCCAAATGGAGCGGGAAAAACTACACTATTTAACTGTGTTACAGGTATTTATAGACCAGAAAAAGGAACTATTAAATATAAAGGTGAAGATATTACTGGAATGTCTCCTCATAAAATAGCTCAAAAGGGTGTTTTAAGAACATTTCAAAATATTAGATTATTTAAAGAGATGAGTGTTGCAGAGAATATTATGGCTGGTTGCCATACTAAATCACAACAAAAATGGTATCACTCAATTTTACATACACCTTTTTATAAAAAAGATGAAAATAAATATTGGAAAAGAGTTGAAGAACTTATGGAGTTTTTTAATCTTACAAAGTTTGCTATGACTCCAACAGGTGATTTATCATATGGTAATCAAAGAAAAGTTGAAATGGCAAGGGCACTTGCAGCCGATCCTGAATTATTAATTTTAGATGAGCCAGCAGCAGGTCTTAATGAAAATGAAACTATAGAGCTTACAAATATAATCTTAAAGATAAAAGAGATGGGTCTTGGAATTATGATGATTGAACATGATATGGATATGGTTATGAAATTAACTGATTATATCACTGTTATTAACTTTGGAAAAGAGATTTCTCAAGGTGTTCCAAGTTTTGTTCAAGATGATCCAAGAGTAGTTGAAGCTTATATAGGAAGTGATGATGAAGAGGATGAAGTGTGA
- a CDS encoding branched-chain amino acid ABC transporter permease, whose protein sequence is MNKTTIIATLFIAVMGIFPFLVDSAWLSIGITFLVFSVVAFSQDIILGRAGIFNMGHAIFFGIGAYTTAILNVHFGLEIIQTIPFAIIIPVIISILLAAPIIHLRGDYLLVATIGFNIIFEQVLSNDPFGLTGGPNGIFGIDVVRIFGYELFSETAIYYIAFSLLLVTLLVIRNLDNSKYGRALYYINKDEIAAKSMGINISYYKLFAFALGAAIAGVAGSVFAIQYSAVSPESFNFMQSVMFFAIVLVGGSASLPGVIIGTFVMFVLPELFTEFKESRYLIFGAAMVLTMILRPNGVWPATFGNIPTFLKKKAATSKGEEQ, encoded by the coding sequence ATGAATAAAACAACAATTATTGCAACACTTTTTATCGCTGTAATGGGAATTTTTCCTTTTTTAGTTGATTCAGCTTGGTTAAGTATTGGTATTACATTTTTAGTTTTTTCAGTTGTGGCTTTTTCTCAAGATATTATTTTAGGGCGTGCTGGTATTTTTAATATGGGACATGCAATATTTTTTGGAATAGGGGCTTATACAACTGCTATTTTAAATGTACATTTTGGTTTAGAAATAATTCAAACAATTCCTTTTGCAATTATTATTCCAGTAATTATCTCTATATTATTGGCTGCTCCAATAATTCACTTAAGAGGGGATTATTTACTAGTTGCAACAATAGGATTTAATATTATTTTTGAGCAAGTTTTATCAAATGACCCATTTGGTTTAACAGGTGGTCCAAATGGAATTTTTGGTATTGATGTGGTAAGAATTTTTGGTTATGAGTTATTTTCAGAAACAGCAATTTATTATATAGCTTTTAGTTTATTATTAGTAACTTTACTTGTGATTAGAAACTTAGATAATTCAAAATATGGTAGGGCTTTATATTATATAAACAAAGATGAAATTGCTGCAAAATCGATGGGAATAAATATCTCTTATTATAAACTTTTTGCATTTGCTTTAGGTGCTGCAATTGCTGGTGTTGCTGGAAGTGTTTTTGCTATTCAGTATTCAGCTGTGTCTCCTGAATCTTTTAACTTTATGCAATCAGTTATGTTCTTTGCTATTGTATTAGTTGGTGGTTCTGCCTCTTTACCTGGAGTTATTATTGGAACTTTTGTAATGTTTGTTTTACCTGAATTATTTACAGAGTTTAAAGAATCAAGATATTTAATTTTTGGTGCAGCAATGGTACTTACTATGATTTTAAGACCAAATGGTGTATGGCCTGCAACTTTCGGAAATATACCAACTTTTTTAAAGAAAAAAGCAGCAACAAGTAAAGGAGAAGAACAATGA
- a CDS encoding branched-chain amino acid ABC transporter permease has product MDIFLQQLINGLTIGSLYALVALGYTMVYGVMKLINFAHGDLVAFSAYVGLTIFSQFFGASANSLFNVIIIFLLTALVVAFVGVLLERLAYRPLRTAPRLSAVVSALGASLVIQNAIMLIWGPNMKIFPSDLLPNTTWQLGGVVLTFTQILILILSAILMAALYVFINKTKIGTAIRATAIDQDAAKLMGINVNRIIMIIFIVGSSLGAIGGLFIGIYYRGLTFDMGWLYGLNAFIAAIIGGIGNIPGAMLGGLLLGLFNAMISGYISTEWAETFTFILLIIILILRPTGILGEKTAEKV; this is encoded by the coding sequence ATGGATATTTTTCTTCAACAGTTAATTAATGGGTTAACTATTGGAAGTCTATATGCCTTGGTAGCTTTAGGATATACAATGGTTTACGGTGTGATGAAGTTAATTAACTTCGCACACGGTGACCTTGTAGCCTTTTCTGCATATGTGGGACTTACAATTTTTTCTCAATTCTTTGGGGCTAGTGCAAACTCATTGTTTAATGTAATTATTATATTTTTATTAACAGCTTTAGTAGTTGCTTTTGTTGGTGTTCTTCTTGAGCGTCTAGCATATAGACCTTTAAGAACTGCACCAAGATTAAGTGCAGTTGTTTCAGCACTTGGAGCTTCACTTGTAATTCAAAATGCAATAATGTTAATTTGGGGTCCAAATATGAAAATATTCCCATCTGATTTATTACCAAATACAACTTGGCAATTAGGTGGAGTAGTTTTAACTTTTACTCAAATACTTATTTTAATTCTTTCAGCTATTTTAATGGCAGCTTTATATGTTTTTATTAATAAAACAAAAATTGGAACTGCAATTAGAGCAACTGCCATTGATCAAGATGCTGCAAAATTAATGGGAATTAATGTAAATAGAATTATTATGATAATCTTTATTGTTGGTTCATCTTTAGGTGCAATTGGTGGTCTATTTATTGGTATTTATTATAGAGGACTTACTTTTGATATGGGATGGCTATATGGTTTAAATGCCTTTATTGCTGCAATTATTGGTGGTATAGGAAATATACCAGGGGCAATGCTAGGTGGTTTATTACTAGGATTATTTAATGCAATGATTTCTGGATATATTTCTACTGAATGGGCAGAAACATTTACATTTATTTTATTAATAATAATCTTAATCTTAAGACCAACTGGAATCTTAGGTGAAAAAACAGCGGAGAAAGTATAA
- a CDS encoding branched-chain amino acid ABC transporter substrate-binding protein, translated as MRKITKFASSVALGAIIASSSILADTVKVGVQAPITGKYANEGQSIDNFVRLLVDEKNAQGGLLGKKIEVVTCDDEAKAQKAAVCAKKLVNEGVFAVIGSYTSGATEAAQTTYYRSKVLQTSDGTSDSLIEKKYWTFFRNSFPNSAQSDFTAEYFVNVKKYQRIVVLSDYSSYSEGLGDATEASVKKLGGNVIFRGKIKSGTQNFTATLTKIKAMNPDVIYYSGYYTDGGLLRAQQLQLGINADFVGGDSNDNPDFYKLAGDSAKGTILINFPTPEILPYKEAKKYLKAYKDTFKIDPPSIWPVTNADGLRAIMHAVEQTKSFDTKKIADYVRTLKDFPGITGPFTIREDGERIGAEFVVYEMNNDGTKKVVSTK; from the coding sequence ATGAGAAAAATCACAAAATTTGCAAGTAGTGTTGCTTTAGGTGCAATAATTGCTAGTTCAAGTATCTTAGCGGATACAGTTAAAGTTGGGGTTCAAGCACCAATTACAGGTAAATATGCAAACGAAGGACAAAGTATTGATAACTTTGTAAGATTATTAGTTGATGAAAAAAATGCACAAGGTGGATTACTAGGTAAAAAAATCGAAGTTGTTACTTGTGATGATGAAGCAAAAGCTCAAAAAGCAGCAGTTTGTGCAAAAAAACTTGTAAATGAGGGTGTTTTTGCTGTAATTGGTTCTTATACTTCAGGTGCAACAGAAGCTGCTCAAACTACTTATTATAGAAGCAAAGTATTACAAACAAGTGATGGAACAAGTGATTCTTTAATTGAGAAAAAATATTGGACTTTCTTTAGAAACTCTTTTCCAAACTCAGCTCAAAGTGACTTTACAGCAGAATATTTTGTTAATGTAAAAAAATATCAAAGAATTGTTGTTTTATCTGACTATTCTTCATATTCAGAAGGTTTAGGTGATGCAACAGAAGCTTCAGTTAAAAAACTTGGTGGAAATGTAATTTTTAGAGGAAAAATTAAATCAGGTACTCAAAACTTTACAGCTACTTTAACAAAAATTAAAGCGATGAATCCAGATGTTATTTATTATTCTGGATATTATACAGATGGTGGATTATTAAGAGCTCAACAACTTCAATTGGGAATTAATGCAGATTTTGTTGGTGGAGATTCAAATGATAACCCAGATTTCTATAAATTAGCAGGTGATTCAGCTAAGGGAACTATTTTAATTAACTTTCCTACACCAGAAATTTTACCTTATAAAGAGGCTAAAAAATATTTAAAAGCCTATAAAGATACATTTAAAATTGATCCTCCATCAATTTGGCCTGTTACAAATGCAGATGGTTTAAGAGCAATTATGCATGCAGTAGAGCAAACAAAATCTTTTGATACTAAAAAAATTGCTGATTATGTAAGAACATTAAAAGATTTTCCAGGAATTACAGGACCTTTTACAATTAGAGAAGATGGTGAAAGAATTGGTGCAGAATTTGTTGTATATGAAATGAACAATGATGGTACAAAAAAAGTAGTTTCTACAAAATAA